CAGATATCACACAAACCGTGTCAGAATTCAACAAACTTTATTGTACAAAATGAATCATAGTAgatgtgttttcatttaatcACATTGTtcttgtcatcatcatcattttagcCTGTAATTcagaatataaatataatacagAGCTTTTTGTGTTAATATCTTTGATCCTTTCGCTCAgtctcacacaaacaaagtcaACATTTTCTGATCACAGCTGTCCGTTGGGTTTTCCCTGCGACTCGTATGATTGGTCGGTCAGGTTGGCGGCCTCCATCTGCTCTTCCAGCGCTTCCTCGTCATAGTCTTGTGTCCGGCTGTCATGCTCGGCTCTGGCCTTGAATTTAGAGATAAACTCGTTGCTGGCCAGCGCTCCCTCTTTTTTGGGACATGTGCGGGTTGATAATAGTCGATTCTCCAAGCGCTCTGTGGACCGATTAGAACATGTGTTGAAGgcaaccaaaaaataaataaaatgatgatgatggtggtgaaaGTCTGGAGGCTGCAGAGTGTACTGCACCTGCAGGAGTGATGGGCGTCATCAGGCGGTTCAGCTGGACGTTCCAGTGCCGCACATGTTGACTGGCATTCCTCAGCTTCTCCTGAACCTCCTGCAACCAAAAACCAAACAAGCAGCCTCATCAGCGTttcctttaaaaacatgaaCGTCATCGTCTGTTGCTGCCTCACCTCCAGATGCTGGTGGCTCCTCTGGCGAGACGCTCGCAGGTCCTGGAGCTCCTGAGAGGCGGAGTAAAGAGCGGAGGGAGTGTCCTCGTCTGTGCAGCTGTCTAAGACCTCCTGCAAGGGTTTGAGGCTCTGCAAggccctctgctgctcctggaggagctgaaactgcttcttcttctcctcttcagcctgcagcagcctgcagacaggaatCGAAGGAAAGATACAGTTATTGATCtatattaaaaatacataaatttaACCCCAAGAACATGAGACAGACTGAGGCAGATTGACCTCTCCAGCTCCTGCCTGgccctctcctcttccagccGAGCCTGGATCTCCATGTTGAGCGCCATCTCCAGTTGCTGCTGTGTCAGTTCTAGCTCCTGGatcctcttcttctgctgctcggcctccctctccttctcctgcatCTCTGCCTGCATGCTGTCTctcagctggacacacacacagtgaatcaccTTTTCTGGGAATGTCGTAACTATTCCTCCATGTTGTTAAAGGGTTTATAATGCCAAGTGTTCTTGCTGCAGATTATAAATACAACTTTTTCCTACcatctctgcctccttcagctgcctctccagctccatctgcacctccctctgcctcctcctctccctctcttcagCCTCTCTTCGGCGAATTTCCAGCTCCCGTGCATGCTGCAAATATAAATCTATAAACATCACTGCGGCTTTAGAGGAACTCTCCCTGCTGTTCTCTCTTACCTGGATGATGCTTTCGATCTCTAAatcctgcctgtctctctccatcttctctgTCTCCTGGGCGTTCAGCtcgtctgattggctgctgcggctgctgcagctgctgtgggcGCTCCGGCTGCGCTCTCGCTGGCTGTGCTCACGCTGGATCCGTCTCTTCAGTTTGAGCTCGTGGTGAAGGGAGGACTTCCTCTCCACCTGAAGACGGAGGGCTGTTTGAATTGCTgaggcaacacaaacacagaaagaccCTGTCATTTAACACTtggcacaaaaagaaaaaaatgtatttaagcTCATGAATGTAAAGAGGTATTTCTTCTTGGTTCATCACAAGAGAAGGCTTGTGTGAGCAGTCATactcactgcagctgtgttaAACGTTTTATTTGAGGAATGACTCATGATGAAGTTTTGGCTAGAGCCTGCAGATTATGTGCAGGCAGTCAATGAGTAACCCAAACAAGTCTGTAAAAGCGCAACTTTTACAGCCTAAAATACCCTTCCAACAGTTCACACACTGAAAGCTGCATCTTCTACTCCATCAGGGTAAACACAACTCCAAGATGTCAATAACTGCTGTTCCCCACTTGACCTCTAGGGGaatggctccaaaagtgagacAATCCCTCTGGACatctgtgttaaaatgtccaaccttACAACGGCTTCCAGCTTCTATGACTGCCTGTCTGCCTCCGCTTCATTCCTGCTCCACCTATtcgcctgtatttggattaactgcgAGTTTAGGTGGTGCCAACACCAAAACAGAttcagagcagctcagaaacTGTTTATTGGTAGTTTTATACAGTCTGAGCTACAGCCATACCCCTTTTAAACTGGATCTGGGTTGTTTCTTGTCTGTTTCGTAGATGATTTGGCAACTTATTGGTTAACGTCAGACAAACCCGTCAACACACACTGCCGCCACACACGGTCTAAATCACATGTTTCTGCTCATACCTTGAGTCCACTCCACCTTCTGCCTCTGGTCGGACGCGCTCATCTCGTAGGTTTTGTTGTGCGTTTTCACACAGAACAGACAGCGCTTCCCCTCCCTGTCTGGAATAGGCTGAAACAGAAGAGGGAGACGCAGAGGAATGTGTGCAACCCACAGTGCGGATGAGTTTTTAACACACTTCACGTTTCCTCACCAACCTCTACGATGCAACTCTTATCCAGCTGGATCTCGCCTCTCTTGTCTTTTAAGTCCTCGCTGACGTAGTAAGACATGGAGGACGGCTTTAGCACGAACCAGCGCTCCGTCCAGTTCCGGCGAATGTGCCCCTTTTTCCACATGTAACCCTGACACACAAAGGAACAacttaaacaaataaatgaagagagCAAACAAACTGCAGGCTGCAGATAAACTCACACTCTTCAGGACGTTGTGATACATCTCCAGAAACGTCTCATTCAAAGCCAGACTGAAGGCCTCCGCACTGGTGACCCTCAGCAGCCGGCCTGAGCCAATGCACTCCAGAAAAGTCCACACAGACATGCCATCTTCCCGCACTGCAGTATCTTCGGATAGCAAGTCCTCCAAGGGCTTTCCATCCCACTCCTGACTCATAGCGGTGGAGATTTTCTTTAACAGATACTCCACCTAAAAAGACGAGGACATATGGAAACATAAATGGATTTTTTTGCCGTCACCGACATATTATATTCTGCAGTGAACCGTTACAAGGGAAGGTTACTGTGCTGATAgcagaaacacattttcatcTCTGCTGGCAGGAAACCGAAAGCATTCtggaggaagtgcaggaagGAAGAGCCTCATTAACttgcactttttttctgctgaggaaaaaaaaggactcCTGCTAAAAGTCCTGATAGTGTGTAAGCAAAAGGAACTAACAGTCCTATTCTTATCTCTGCCTGTCCTTATGGAATGTTAAAGGGACAGTGTGTAAAAAAGGGTGCAAAACTTTCATAAAACAACTGAAACTATCAAGagaatgtgaataaataaatcaataaaatcatAGCACCCAgttgtaataccactttgtaccactagATGGAAACCACGAGTCAGTGTTgcatctgctctgctctcagtgcaacaagaaagaaagaaggcgTAGAATACAggctttgtttttagcttagcatagcttagcttCATGCGCTGCAGAAATAAGTGTGTATTACGGACGTAGCAGCGCCACCATCTTCCTTTACCTCCTCTGGTATCATCACCAGCGGGTATCGGTCCTCAGACAGGAGGTTGAACAAACAGAAGAGTTTAAAGGAGTCTCTCTCTGacagcagcgccccctgtggcACCTGCTGCTTGTAGTTCTTCTTCATGGTCATCATCCAGCACAGATCGTCAAACTTCTCCTTATCGAACATCCCCTCTTTGacctggaaacacacaaaaataataataataataataaataataataataatttatgtcACCATAAATgaccttttttatttgttatgtCACTATTAATGGCAAAAGATGtaaaagaagaacaaggagaGCAGCTGTTCTACTTGTGCAGAGCTTTCTTTCACCTTATCCAGTATGTATTTGTTGAGGTAGGGCATGTAGCCATGATTAGACACCGGGCCGTCATCATCGTCCTGGAAGTGTTCCTCCAGAGCGACCGGATCGTGTGGGATGTTCAGCACGGTGTACAGGTTGTGAGAAAGCAcctgaagaacaaacacacactttaaatgcACACAGCCTGctcgctgcacacacacacacacacacaccctgtttcttcatacatctgcaaacacaaGCACGAGCATGTCAGGACAGCTTTCTGCTATTTCTCTGGATTCTTTACATCTGTGGTGCTTCAGTCAGGCATGCAGGCACTGGATGGAGAGCAGAATGACACAGAAATAACAGCTCTTCTGAGAGGGGCTACACATCATGTTGTGTTGCTTTTCTGGCTGTTAGCTGTGGTTatgtcactgtttgtttgtaGGCCACAGGAAAGGTGTTGGACTTTGAGCCTGAAGCTGAAACAACAATTCTGAGCAGGCTTTGAGTCTTTAAATTTACactacataacacacacactgtgtgtctgtaaagaccactaacaaaatgaaaacactgaGAATCACACcgtctgactgtgtgtctgctgttcaGTGGACGCCCCTCGGTCTCAGTTTCCTGATCTTAAACTGTCTTACACTGCGTCCTGCTTACCTTCAGCTGCGATTTGGACACTTTCCCGCACTTCTCCACGTCCAGCGATGTGAAAGCGTACCAGATGGACTTGAGCAGTTCGGATTTTAGGTCCATTGTTTAGAGACCGCGGTGCGCGCAAGGCAAAAATAACTGCATGTCTATATTACGCAGCGGCTTTTTACGCACAGCTGCGGGACGAGAGCGCAGCGGCGGCGAGAACTGCCAAGTaacaaaaaacagagagaggcagagcagaAACAACTGCGACCAACAGGAGTCAGATGTAGGGCAGACTTAAAGAGGCGGAGAGAACAGATGACGCCCCAAGTCCTCCATAGTGAACACAGATATGTCCAAGTTACTCCAGGATCCACTGAGCGCAGGCTGGATTCCTTTTGTTCAACTGATCTAGGGGGGTCAGCGCTGTTACCACAACCAGGAGGATCAAAAGGTTCACAGACACTCCCCCTCTGTGCACACGGCCTGAAGCCACATTTATATTAGAGCCTGTAGGGATGCAGCATTTTCACACTTTAACACAAGAGTGGTTTGATTTATGACAAATTTATAAAACATCTAAGTGAGGGCTGTCAGTTTTCCTTCATGAACATTTCTTCTAATTCAAGAGAAAAATTAAGCCTGACGCATAATAAGCAGCCAGAAAGCCCCTTGTGGTATTTTCCCTGAGTCAAGGTGTTATTCAGGCGTCTCTCAGAATGTCTGTGATGAAGCTGCCAGTCAGTGCTGTGGCCTAACCTCAGGCAGAAATAGATTAAACAGGGAGGATGTAATCAGACAGAAAGCATCCACGAGCTTTGTTAGAGCATAATGTAGGCTAATCAATAGCATAATTAGGTCATGATAATGGCTGTCATTGTGTAGAGGCCACAGCCTaaagcctgcctgcctgcctgtctgtggctgtctgtttttgtgcttcacacaaattattattatttttctggcTCCATAAACTAATCAATGCTGGGTTGTGTTTGGTCACACTCAGCTGTGCATAACATTGATGTTGTGTCTCCCTTCAAGGGCACATGTAACCACCATGGTCTCAGGTGCACACTGGAAATGAGATGTCATTCAGTCAGCCATAACTCTGCATCGCCTGGACGGAGGTCTGAGGGAGGACCGACCACTCCCAGCAATGAACATTTACCCCTCTGACACACGTCCAGCGGGA
This region of Parambassis ranga chromosome 2, fParRan2.1, whole genome shotgun sequence genomic DNA includes:
- the def6c gene encoding differentially expressed in FDCP 6 homolog isoform X1; the protein is MDLKSELLKSIWYAFTSLDVEKCGKVSKSQLKVLSHNLYTVLNIPHDPVALEEHFQDDDDGPVSNHGYMPYLNKYILDKVKEGMFDKEKFDDLCWMMTMKKNYKQQVPQGALLSERDSFKLFCLFNLLSEDRYPLVMIPEEVEYLLKKISTAMSQEWDGKPLEDLLSEDTAVREDGMSVWTFLECIGSGRLLRVTSAEAFSLALNETFLEMYHNVLKSGYMWKKGHIRRNWTERWFVLKPSSMSYYVSEDLKDKRGEIQLDKSCIVEPIPDREGKRCLFCVKTHNKTYEMSASDQRQKVEWTQAIQTALRLQVERKSSLHHELKLKRRIQREHSQRERSRSAHSSCSSRSSQSDELNAQETEKMERDRQDLEIESIIQHARELEIRRREAEERERRRQREVQMELERQLKEAEMLRDSMQAEMQEKEREAEQQKKRIQELELTQQQLEMALNMEIQARLEEERARQELERLLQAEEEKKKQFQLLQEQQRALQSLKPLQEVLDSCTDEDTPSALYSASQELQDLRASRQRSHQHLEEVQEKLRNASQHVRHWNVQLNRLMTPITPAERLENRLLSTRTCPKKEGALASNEFISKFKARAEHDSRTQDYDEEALEEQMEAANLTDQSYESQGKPNGQL
- the def6c gene encoding differentially expressed in FDCP 6 homolog isoform X2, translated to MLVLVFADVLSHNLYTVLNIPHDPVALEEHFQDDDDGPVSNHGYMPYLNKYILDKVKEGMFDKEKFDDLCWMMTMKKNYKQQVPQGALLSERDSFKLFCLFNLLSEDRYPLVMIPEEVEYLLKKISTAMSQEWDGKPLEDLLSEDTAVREDGMSVWTFLECIGSGRLLRVTSAEAFSLALNETFLEMYHNVLKSGYMWKKGHIRRNWTERWFVLKPSSMSYYVSEDLKDKRGEIQLDKSCIVEPIPDREGKRCLFCVKTHNKTYEMSASDQRQKVEWTQAIQTALRLQVERKSSLHHELKLKRRIQREHSQRERSRSAHSSCSSRSSQSDELNAQETEKMERDRQDLEIESIIQHARELEIRRREAEERERRRQREVQMELERQLKEAEMLRDSMQAEMQEKEREAEQQKKRIQELELTQQQLEMALNMEIQARLEEERARQELERLLQAEEEKKKQFQLLQEQQRALQSLKPLQEVLDSCTDEDTPSALYSASQELQDLRASRQRSHQHLEEVQEKLRNASQHVRHWNVQLNRLMTPITPAERLENRLLSTRTCPKKEGALASNEFISKFKARAEHDSRTQDYDEEALEEQMEAANLTDQSYESQGKPNGQL